A region of Methyloversatilis discipulorum DNA encodes the following proteins:
- a CDS encoding hemerythrin domain-containing protein has translation MKADSSNSSPRKSQEALTLLRADHKHVSELFEQYEAARTSTQKKKLVQEICTELEVHAQIEEEIFYPAVKAALKDKELVPEATVEHASLKDLIAQIKDVEPDGEMFDAKVKVLSEYVKHHVKEEQNEMFPKVKDTDLDLSELAEQMKQRKEELLSAVVH, from the coding sequence ATGAAGGCTGATTCGTCAAACTCATCCCCGCGCAAATCGCAGGAGGCGCTGACCCTTCTTCGCGCCGACCACAAGCACGTCAGCGAACTGTTCGAGCAGTACGAAGCCGCGCGCACGAGCACGCAGAAGAAGAAACTCGTGCAGGAAATCTGTACGGAGCTCGAAGTGCACGCGCAGATCGAAGAGGAAATCTTCTATCCGGCTGTAAAAGCTGCACTGAAGGACAAGGAGCTGGTACCCGAGGCGACGGTGGAGCACGCGTCATTGAAAGACCTGATCGCGCAGATCAAGGATGTCGAGCCGGACGGCGAAATGTTCGACGCAAAGGTGAAAGTGCTCTCCGAGTACGTGAAGCATCACGTGAAGGAAGAGCAGAACGAAATGTTCCCGAAGGTGAAGGACACCGACCTCGACCTCTCGGAGCTGGCCGAACAGATGAAGCAGCGCAAGGAAGAACTGCTTTCGGCCGTCGTGCACTGA